A portion of the Tiliqua scincoides isolate rTilSci1 chromosome 3, rTilSci1.hap2, whole genome shotgun sequence genome contains these proteins:
- the ZDHHC16 gene encoding palmitoyltransferase ZDHHC16 isoform X2, with product MRTRRRIFSAVMRLVLKCLRIGQRRRFWLTRRVEQLWLYGRLCLRSLFYNSFADSDAALDALFEPIYWLVDHVTRWFGVVFVVLVILLTSSVVVIVYVCLLPLVLRTYPIAWVFWHFIYGHWNLVMIIFHYYMAITTQPGFPPKSQGDIAAVSICRKCITPKPARTHHCSICNRCVLKMDHHCPWLNNCVGHYNHRYFFSFCLFMTMGCIYSSISGWDLFWEAYAAIESYSQTPPPIFSFRQRAFHKSIVYAWVLCSSVALALGALMLWHAALITRGETSIERHINRKEKKRLRLKGKVFRNPYNYGPLGNWKVFLGIDTKRHWITRVLLPSSHPPYGSGLSWDTPPCVAEQKTPLLAI from the exons ATGAGGACCCGCCGGCGAATATTCTCTGCTGTCATGCGCCTTGTCCTGAAGTGCCTGCGGATAGGTCAGCGACGTCGGTTCTGGCTGACCCGCCGTGTGGAGCAACTGTGGCTGTATGGGCGGCTCTGCTTGCGTTCTCTCTTCTACAACTCCTTTGCTGATAGTGATGCTGCCCTTGATGCCCTCTTTGAACCCATCTACTGGCTGGTGGATCATGTCACTCGGTGGTTTGGGGTG GTATTTGTAGTTCTGGTGATCCTATTGACCAGTTCGGTAGTGGTCATAGTATatgtctgcctgctgccactcGTCCTGCGGACCTATCCCATTGCTTGGGTCTTCTGGCACTTCATCTATGGCCACTGGAATCTCGTCATGATAATCTTCCACTACTATATGGCCATCACTACTCAGCCTGGGTTCCCCCCCAAG TCTCAGGGCGACATCGCTGCTGTCTCCATCTGTAGGAAATGCATTACCCCAAAGCCTGCTCGGACCCACCACTGCAGCATCTGCAACAG GTGTGTATTGAAGATGGACCATCACTGCC CATGGCTGAACAATTGTGTGGGGCACTACAATCATCGATACTTCTTCTCCTTCTGCCTCTTCATGACTATGGGCTGCATCTACAGCAGCATCAGCGGTTGGGACTTGTTCTGGGAGGCCTATGCTGCAATTGAG AGTTACTCTCAGACACCACCACCTATTTTCTCCTTTCGCCAGAGAGCTTTCCACAAGAGTATTGTGTATGCCTGGGTCCTCTGCAG TTCAGTGGCTTTGGCACTGGGTGCCCTCATGCTCTGGCATGCCGCCCTAATAACTCGTGGTGAGACCAGTATTGAACGACACATTAACcgcaaagaaaaaaagagactCCGACTGAAGGGCAAG GTTTTTCGAAATCCATATAACTATGGTCCTTTAGGCAACTGGAAGGTGTTCCTTGGCATAGACACAAAGAG gCACTGGATCACCCGAGTTCTATTGCCCTCCTCCCATCCGCCTTATGGATCTGGCCTGAGTTGGGATACTCCTCCCTGTGTTGCTGAACAGAAGACTCCATTGCTAGCAATTTGA
- the ZDHHC16 gene encoding palmitoyltransferase ZDHHC16 isoform X3: protein MRTRRRIFSAVMRLVLKCLRIGQRRRFWLTRRVEQLWLYGRLCLRSLFYNSFADSDAALDALFEPIYWLVDHVTRWFGVQSQGDIAAVSICRKCITPKPARTHHCSICNRCVLKMDHHCPWLNNCVGHYNHRYFFSFCLFMTMGCIYSSISGWDLFWEAYAAIESYSQTPPPIFSFRQRAFHKSIVYAWVLCSSVALALGALMLWHAALITRGETSIERHINRKEKKRLRLKGKVFRNPYNYGPLGNWKVFLGIDTKRHWITRVLLPSSHPPYGSGLSWDTPPCVAEQKTPLLAI, encoded by the exons ATGAGGACCCGCCGGCGAATATTCTCTGCTGTCATGCGCCTTGTCCTGAAGTGCCTGCGGATAGGTCAGCGACGTCGGTTCTGGCTGACCCGCCGTGTGGAGCAACTGTGGCTGTATGGGCGGCTCTGCTTGCGTTCTCTCTTCTACAACTCCTTTGCTGATAGTGATGCTGCCCTTGATGCCCTCTTTGAACCCATCTACTGGCTGGTGGATCATGTCACTCGGTGGTTTGGGGTG CAGTCTCAGGGCGACATCGCTGCTGTCTCCATCTGTAGGAAATGCATTACCCCAAAGCCTGCTCGGACCCACCACTGCAGCATCTGCAACAG GTGTGTATTGAAGATGGACCATCACTGCC CATGGCTGAACAATTGTGTGGGGCACTACAATCATCGATACTTCTTCTCCTTCTGCCTCTTCATGACTATGGGCTGCATCTACAGCAGCATCAGCGGTTGGGACTTGTTCTGGGAGGCCTATGCTGCAATTGAG AGTTACTCTCAGACACCACCACCTATTTTCTCCTTTCGCCAGAGAGCTTTCCACAAGAGTATTGTGTATGCCTGGGTCCTCTGCAG TTCAGTGGCTTTGGCACTGGGTGCCCTCATGCTCTGGCATGCCGCCCTAATAACTCGTGGTGAGACCAGTATTGAACGACACATTAACcgcaaagaaaaaaagagactCCGACTGAAGGGCAAG GTTTTTCGAAATCCATATAACTATGGTCCTTTAGGCAACTGGAAGGTGTTCCTTGGCATAGACACAAAGAG gCACTGGATCACCCGAGTTCTATTGCCCTCCTCCCATCCGCCTTATGGATCTGGCCTGAGTTGGGATACTCCTCCCTGTGTTGCTGAACAGAAGACTCCATTGCTAGCAATTTGA
- the ZDHHC16 gene encoding palmitoyltransferase ZDHHC16 isoform X1, translated as MRTRRRIFSAVMRLVLKCLRIGQRRRFWLTRRVEQLWLYGRLCLRSLFYNSFADSDAALDALFEPIYWLVDHVTRWFGVVFVVLVILLTSSVVVIVYVCLLPLVLRTYPIAWVFWHFIYGHWNLVMIIFHYYMAITTQPGFPPKQSQGDIAAVSICRKCITPKPARTHHCSICNRCVLKMDHHCPWLNNCVGHYNHRYFFSFCLFMTMGCIYSSISGWDLFWEAYAAIESYSQTPPPIFSFRQRAFHKSIVYAWVLCSSVALALGALMLWHAALITRGETSIERHINRKEKKRLRLKGKVFRNPYNYGPLGNWKVFLGIDTKRHWITRVLLPSSHPPYGSGLSWDTPPCVAEQKTPLLAI; from the exons ATGAGGACCCGCCGGCGAATATTCTCTGCTGTCATGCGCCTTGTCCTGAAGTGCCTGCGGATAGGTCAGCGACGTCGGTTCTGGCTGACCCGCCGTGTGGAGCAACTGTGGCTGTATGGGCGGCTCTGCTTGCGTTCTCTCTTCTACAACTCCTTTGCTGATAGTGATGCTGCCCTTGATGCCCTCTTTGAACCCATCTACTGGCTGGTGGATCATGTCACTCGGTGGTTTGGGGTG GTATTTGTAGTTCTGGTGATCCTATTGACCAGTTCGGTAGTGGTCATAGTATatgtctgcctgctgccactcGTCCTGCGGACCTATCCCATTGCTTGGGTCTTCTGGCACTTCATCTATGGCCACTGGAATCTCGTCATGATAATCTTCCACTACTATATGGCCATCACTACTCAGCCTGGGTTCCCCCCCAAG CAGTCTCAGGGCGACATCGCTGCTGTCTCCATCTGTAGGAAATGCATTACCCCAAAGCCTGCTCGGACCCACCACTGCAGCATCTGCAACAG GTGTGTATTGAAGATGGACCATCACTGCC CATGGCTGAACAATTGTGTGGGGCACTACAATCATCGATACTTCTTCTCCTTCTGCCTCTTCATGACTATGGGCTGCATCTACAGCAGCATCAGCGGTTGGGACTTGTTCTGGGAGGCCTATGCTGCAATTGAG AGTTACTCTCAGACACCACCACCTATTTTCTCCTTTCGCCAGAGAGCTTTCCACAAGAGTATTGTGTATGCCTGGGTCCTCTGCAG TTCAGTGGCTTTGGCACTGGGTGCCCTCATGCTCTGGCATGCCGCCCTAATAACTCGTGGTGAGACCAGTATTGAACGACACATTAACcgcaaagaaaaaaagagactCCGACTGAAGGGCAAG GTTTTTCGAAATCCATATAACTATGGTCCTTTAGGCAACTGGAAGGTGTTCCTTGGCATAGACACAAAGAG gCACTGGATCACCCGAGTTCTATTGCCCTCCTCCCATCCGCCTTATGGATCTGGCCTGAGTTGGGATACTCCTCCCTGTGTTGCTGAACAGAAGACTCCATTGCTAGCAATTTGA
- the ZDHHC16 gene encoding palmitoyltransferase ZDHHC16 isoform X4, translating to MRTRRRIFSAVMRLVLKCLRIGQRRRFWLTRRVEQLWLYGRLCLRSLFYNSFADSDAALDALFEPIYWLVDHVTRWFGVVFVVLVILLTSSVVVIVYVCLLPLVLRTYPIAWVFWHFIYGHWNLVMIIFHYYMAITTQPGFPPKSQGDIAAVSICRKCITPKPARTHHCSICNRCVLKMDHHCPWLNNCVGHYNHRYFFSFCLFMTMGCIYSSISGWDLFWEAYAAIERMKLLDKDRQHMTANQSYSQTPPPIFSFRQRAFHKSIVYAWVLCSSVALALGALMLWHAALITRGETSIERHINRKEKKRLRLKGKVFRNPYNYGPLGNWKVFLGIDTKRHWITRVLLPSSHPPYGSGLSWDTPPCVAEQKTPLLAI from the exons ATGAGGACCCGCCGGCGAATATTCTCTGCTGTCATGCGCCTTGTCCTGAAGTGCCTGCGGATAGGTCAGCGACGTCGGTTCTGGCTGACCCGCCGTGTGGAGCAACTGTGGCTGTATGGGCGGCTCTGCTTGCGTTCTCTCTTCTACAACTCCTTTGCTGATAGTGATGCTGCCCTTGATGCCCTCTTTGAACCCATCTACTGGCTGGTGGATCATGTCACTCGGTGGTTTGGGGTG GTATTTGTAGTTCTGGTGATCCTATTGACCAGTTCGGTAGTGGTCATAGTATatgtctgcctgctgccactcGTCCTGCGGACCTATCCCATTGCTTGGGTCTTCTGGCACTTCATCTATGGCCACTGGAATCTCGTCATGATAATCTTCCACTACTATATGGCCATCACTACTCAGCCTGGGTTCCCCCCCAAG TCTCAGGGCGACATCGCTGCTGTCTCCATCTGTAGGAAATGCATTACCCCAAAGCCTGCTCGGACCCACCACTGCAGCATCTGCAACAG GTGTGTATTGAAGATGGACCATCACTGCC CATGGCTGAACAATTGTGTGGGGCACTACAATCATCGATACTTCTTCTCCTTCTGCCTCTTCATGACTATGGGCTGCATCTACAGCAGCATCAGCGGTTGGGACTTGTTCTGGGAGGCCTATGCTGCAATTGAG AGAATGAAACTACTTGACAAGGACAGACAGCACATGACAGCCAATCAG AGTTACTCTCAGACACCACCACCTATTTTCTCCTTTCGCCAGAGAGCTTTCCACAAGAGTATTGTGTATGCCTGGGTCCTCTGCAG TTCAGTGGCTTTGGCACTGGGTGCCCTCATGCTCTGGCATGCCGCCCTAATAACTCGTGGTGAGACCAGTATTGAACGACACATTAACcgcaaagaaaaaaagagactCCGACTGAAGGGCAAG GTTTTTCGAAATCCATATAACTATGGTCCTTTAGGCAACTGGAAGGTGTTCCTTGGCATAGACACAAAGAG gCACTGGATCACCCGAGTTCTATTGCCCTCCTCCCATCCGCCTTATGGATCTGGCCTGAGTTGGGATACTCCTCCCTGTGTTGCTGAACAGAAGACTCCATTGCTAGCAATTTGA